Genomic DNA from Halobaculum sp. MBLA0147:
GCCAGTCGAGACGTTCGGCCTCCCCGCCATCGCGCAGGCGATCCAGGCTGGGGAGGTGTCCGGGTTCCTGATCTTCTCGCCGACCGCGGTGAAGACGCTGGCGTTCGCGGCGCTGTTCCTCGGCTTCGCGGTGAAGGTCCCGGTGGTGCCGTTCCACACGTGGCTGCCGGACGCCCACGTCGAGGCGCCGACGCCGGTGTCGGTGTTGCTGGCGGGCGTCCTCCTGAAGATGGGGACGTACGCGATGTTGCGGTTCAACTTCACGATGCTGCCGGAGATCGCCCAGCAGTACGCCGGGCTGATCGCGATCTTCGCGGTCGTGTCGGTGATCTACGGCGCGATGCTGGCGCTGGCGCAACGCGACCTGAAGCGGATCGTCGCCTACTCGTCGGTCTCCTCGATGGGGTACGTGATCCTCGGGCTGGTCGCGTACACCGCACTCGGGGTCGGCGGCGCGACGTTCCAGATGGTCGCCCACGGGCTGATCTCCGGGCTGATGTTCATGGCGGTCGGCGCCGTGTACAACGAGACGCACACGCGGATGGTCGGCGACATGAGCGGGCTCGCCGACCGGATGCCGGTCACCGTCGGCATCCTGATCGCCGGCGCGTTCGGCTACATGGGCCTCCCACTGATGGCCGGCTTCGCGGCGGAGTTCTTCATCTTCCAGGGGGCGTTCGCCTCGACGGTGCTCCCCTCGGCGCCGCTGTTCACCGGCGCGGCGATGTTCGGCATCGTCATCGTCGCCGGCTACCTGTTGCTGGCGATGCAACAGACCCTGTTCGGCCCGTTCGAGTTGGAGACGGACTACGAGATCGACCGCGCGGGGCTCTCCCAGACGGCACCACTGGCGGTGTTGTTGCTGTCGATCATCGTCTTGGGAGTCGCTCCGGACCTGTTCTTCGAGATGATCACGGACGCGATCACACCGATCCTCGAGACGGGAGGTGGTGCGTAGATGTCCAGTCACGTGCTCGCGGACTGGCTCGGGCTCGCCCCGGCGTTCGCGCTGGCGCTCACCGGGCTCGTGTTGTTCCTCCTCGACATCGTCAACCCCGAAGACGCGAGTCCGACGGCGCTGGCCGGCGTCTCGGTCGTCGGGACGCTGTCGGCGCTCGGGCTCTCCGGGTGGCTGCTGGCCGGCGGTGGCGGGATCGTCGCCGAGGGTGGCTCGGTGACGTTGTACGGCGAGGCGCTGGTCGTCGACGGGATGGCCCTGTTCTTCCAGGCGCTGTTCGCGGCGGTGACCGGCCTCGTGTTGATCGCCAGTTACGACTACGTGCGCGACCGGCCGTACAACGCCGAGTACTACTCGCTGGTGTTGTTCGCCGCGACGGGGATGGCGCTGATGGCGGCCGCCAACTCGCTGGCGACCGCGTTCGTCGCCCTGGAGTTGGCCTCGCTGCCGTCGTACGCCCTGGTCGGCTACCTCAAGACGAACGAGGGGAGCGTCGAGGGCGGGCTGAAGTACTTCCTCGTCGGGGCGCTCTCCTCGGCGGTGTTCGCCTTCGGGCTGTCGCTGTTGTACGGCGCGACCGGTTCGCTGATCCTCTCGGACGTGGCGGCCGGGCTGCGTGAGCCGGCCGCGCTCGTCGGCGGCGCGGACGGTGTCGCTGGCATCGCTGCGGTCGGCGTGTTGATGGTCGCCGGCGGCGTCGCGTTCAAGACCGCCTCCGTCCCGTTCCAGTTCTGGGCGCCGGAGGCCTACGAGGGTGCGCCGGCACCCATCTCCGGGTTCCTCTCGTCGGCCTCGAAGGCCGCCGGGTTCGCGCTGGCGTTCCGCGTGTTCACCGTCGGCTTCCCGTTGGACGGCGTCGGGATCGACTGGATGCTGCTGTTCCAGGTGTTGGCCGTCGTCACGATGACGCTCGGCAACTTCGCGGCCGCGACACAGGAGAACGTCAAGCGGATGTTGGCGTACTCCTCGGTCGGCCACGCCGGCTACGCGCTGATCGGGTTGGCCGCCTGGAGTGGCGGCTCGCTCGCCACGGTCGAGTCGGGGAGCGTCCTCGGCGCGTCGA
This window encodes:
- a CDS encoding NADH-quinone oxidoreductase subunit N, producing the protein MSSHVLADWLGLAPAFALALTGLVLFLLDIVNPEDASPTALAGVSVVGTLSALGLSGWLLAGGGGIVAEGGSVTLYGEALVVDGMALFFQALFAAVTGLVLIASYDYVRDRPYNAEYYSLVLFAATGMALMAAANSLATAFVALELASLPSYALVGYLKTNEGSVEGGLKYFLVGALSSAVFAFGLSLLYGATGSLILSDVAAGLREPAALVGGADGVAGIAAVGVLMVAGGVAFKTASVPFQFWAPEAYEGAPAPISGFLSSASKAAGFALAFRVFTVGFPLDGVGIDWMLLFQVLAVVTMTLGNFAAATQENVKRMLAYSSVGHAGYALIGLAAWSGGSLATVESGSVLGASMAHLMVYGFMNTGAFLFVALAEEWGVGKTFADYAGLGKQVPIAAVAMTVFMFSLAGLPPFGGFFSKYFLFAGAISAGYWWLAAVGAANSALSLFYYSRVVKALWIEESDGTTELAGTPTGLYAAVVVAAVGTLLLLPGFAPVIETAQATAAGLVP
- a CDS encoding NuoM family protein; the encoded protein is MIIEALIGVTFLAAMVVLLAPDEYAGRLAFGASLLPLAGSLYMWALFDASGNALLDGATARAFETQIRWLAVGGYELQWFVGVDGVSLPLVVLSTFLTSLAIVSAWAAIDERQAQFYGLILFMEANLLGVFTALDFFAWFVFWEAVLVPMYFLIGIWGGPRRKYAAIKFFVYTNVASLVMFIFFIQLVYQLPVETFGLPAIAQAIQAGEVSGFLIFSPTAVKTLAFAALFLGFAVKVPVVPFHTWLPDAHVEAPTPVSVLLAGVLLKMGTYAMLRFNFTMLPEIAQQYAGLIAIFAVVSVIYGAMLALAQRDLKRIVAYSSVSSMGYVILGLVAYTALGVGGATFQMVAHGLISGLMFMAVGAVYNETHTRMVGDMSGLADRMPVTVGILIAGAFGYMGLPLMAGFAAEFFIFQGAFASTVLPSAPLFTGAAMFGIVIVAGYLLLAMQQTLFGPFELETDYEIDRAGLSQTAPLAVLLLSIIVLGVAPDLFFEMITDAITPILETGGGA